The window CCCTCCTAATCCACCCTGAGAAACCCCGACTCCTCGGAGTCGGGGTTTTTTCTTTGCCCGGATGTCCCTCCACGATCCTCCACGGGCCCCCCGCGTCAGACCCCCGCCCCGGAACGGCGGGGGTCTGCGGCGTTCGAGGGCGCGCAGCATCCGCCTATCACATCGCCGGACTTCCCCGGAATATCGCCGAACATGATGGTGAAGTGGAGGAGAGTGGAGTAAAGTGGGGCTCACTTCGCAGGCCGGACGAAGGGGGGAGAGCGGATGCTGCTCGGCACGCACACCCCCAAGCTCGACGACAAAGGGCGCGTCATCCTTCCGGCGAAGTTCCGCGACGACCTGAGCGGCGGCGTCGTGGTCACTCGCGGCCAGGAGCGATGCCTCTACGTGTTCAGCGAGGCGGAGTTCGAGCGGGTGCACGAGCGCATCCGTGAGGCGCCGCTCAGCAACAAGCAGGCCCGCGACTTCCTGCGCATGTTCCTCTCGGGGGCCAGCGCGGAGAAGCCCGACAGCCAGAACCGGATCACGGTGCCGCCGGCACTGCGCACCTACGCCGGGCTCGAGCGCGAGCTCGTCGTGACCGGAGTCGGCGCGCACGCCGAGATCTGGAACGCCGACGCGTGGAACTCCTACGCCGAAGCGAACGAAGACACGTATTCCGAGATGGAGCAGGAGGTGATCCCGGGCTTGTTCTGATCCTCGGCCGTGATTCCCAGCCGCTCGCCCTGACGCACTTCCCCCGCGCCAGGTCGATGCGGAGGGGGATCAGGGTCCCGGATCACGAAGCCCTTCTTCCCATGGAAGCTCGCGATCTCCACACCCCCGTCCTCCTCGACCGCTGCGTCGAGCTCCTCGCCCCCGCTCTCGAGCGCGACGGAGCCGTCTTCGTCGATGCCACCCTCGGCATGGGAGGGCA is drawn from Microbacterium hatanonis and contains these coding sequences:
- the mraZ gene encoding division/cell wall cluster transcriptional repressor MraZ; protein product: MLLGTHTPKLDDKGRVILPAKFRDDLSGGVVVTRGQERCLYVFSEAEFERVHERIREAPLSNKQARDFLRMFLSGASAEKPDSQNRITVPPALRTYAGLERELVVTGVGAHAEIWNADAWNSYAEANEDTYSEMEQEVIPGLF